The region ACCATAGTTTTTGGTTTTGTTGTACTTCTCCACATCAAAATACACCGTACCATCAACCTCATAAGCATATCCTTTTTCCAGTATCTGCTTCACCATTTCTATCTGCTCAATAATATGGCCGGTAGCGGTAGGTTCAATACTGGGTGGCAGTGTATTAAATATTTGCATTACATCATGAAAGCCAACGGTGTACTTTTGTACAATTTCCATCGGTTCCAGTTGAGCTATTTTTGCTTTTTTTGATATTTTGTCTTCTCCCTCGTCACCAGCATCCCCTTCCAGGTGACCAGCATCGGTTACATTGCGAACATAGCGAACCTTATATCCAATTTGAGTAAGGTATCTGAAAATAAGGTCGAATGATATATAAGTACGGCAGTTGCCCAGGTGCACATCGCTGTAAACAGTAGGGCCACATACGTACATGCCCACATGGGGTGCGTTAAGCGGTTTAAATTTTTCCTTTTTACGGGTTAAAGTATTGTAAACAAACAAATTTTGTTGCATAAGCGCAAACTTACGATTTTTTCAATTTCATGCTAGCCTCTAGAATCAAGAGATTAGAGTCAAGAATCAAGATTTAGGACAATACCAGGATTATTTTACATGCTCTTGATTCTTGACGCTGATTTCCTGACTTTTTCCCCTCATTAAATGGTTAGGTTGGATTTAAGCATGATGGCTAAACCCGGTTAAAAAGTGGGTTTACATGATTTCATGAAAAAATGATTGAAAATTTATATATTTATTTGTAAATCAGAATGTTGTAAAAATGTAAACCATGAAAAGTGTAAACCCATGTAAACCCAGTTTTTAACCAAATTAGCCACCTGTTGAGTGATCATACTTAACGCGTGTTTACTACGACAGATAGTCCACGACTTCAATCTTGACTCTAATCTCTTGACTCTTTTTCAATTGAGTACCACATCACTTCTCAGTGGATAATGGTCAGATAGTTTTTTTTCGATGATTTTGTAGGTGGCTATATCAAACTGCGGACTAGCCATAATATAGTCGATCTGATAGTTTGGAAAGTCGCCATTATAAGTGCGTCCGAATCCCGATCCTTTTTGGCGGAAAGCGTTTTTTAATCCTTTAGCCATCTGGTTAACGGCAAAAGAGGTAGGTGTGTCATTAAAGTCACCAGAGATCAAATACGGGTATGGGCATTTAGCCGCATGCTCTTTGACCTTAAAAACCTGTTCGCTTCTTTTTTCAAAAGCTATTTTAAGTTTACCCCCCAGTCTTTTGGTTGATTGCATATCCGTTTTGCCTTTTTTGGATACACTGTCCAGATATTTATAATCTTCGGGATCAAAGCGGATGGATTGCAGGTGGACGCTATAGAAGCGAAAGATCTTCTCCCCCTTTTTTACATCAACAAATAAACATTGATTCTCGGAGTGAGCTTCTGTGAGGCGTATCAGTCCTTTGCCTACTATCGGAAACCTGGAAAATATGGCCATGCCAATGGCTTCGGTATTGTTAAAGTTGAAAGGCTCAAAATAAAAATTGCTGGCGCCAATGATCCTGATGAGGGAATCGCGCATTTCATACTGGCCTTTGTTTTTAGTATAAAATTCTTGAAATCCGATAATGTCGGGTTGCTGCTGGCTAATAAGAGTTAGAATTTGATGCTTGGTGGAGATATCGTTTGAGGCACCATATCGCTTAAAATTGTGAACATTATAGGTCATTACCCTGATAGCGTTTTCTGCCGCGGGTTTTTCAGTCTCTGCACCGCTTAACCTGAAACCAATATTGTTGAACAAAACATTATAGCCTAATAAAATAGTGACCAGCGATAACAGAAATTGCCACCGGCGGCGTAACAGCCAATAGGCAAGCATGATTAAATTAAAGATGAGTAATACAGGATAGGCCAGGCCAAAAAAGGCAAAAAGCCAAACCTTTCGGGGATCAACGTGGGGCGCTAAATAGCTGATCAGTAAAGCAACGCATAACAACAGGTTTATCCATAAAAGTATTTTACCTATAAAGCTCTGTTTGCGTTTAACTTTCATTATTGCTTGCGCGAAATAAGATTTCTTTTTCCTGCTTGGTCAGGCTGTCATAACCCGATTGTGATATTTTATCTAAGATACGGTCAATTTCATCCTGGCGAGGGTATTCGGCGCTATTTTTATTGGAGTTTTTGGCCACTACCTTCAATTTGGGCCTGGCTTTAAATATATTGCCGAGGCTGCCAATCCAATCGTGTCCCTTTTGTAATTGTTTAATATACAGAAATCCGAACAAGGCGCCCCCCAAGTGGGCTATTTCGCCGCCGGCATTAGGGCCAACAACACCTAAAAAGTCAATCACCAGGATAACTAATACCAGCCACTTTAGCTTTACCGGTCCAAACAGGATCAATGATATGGTAAAATTAGGCAACAGCGTAGCAGTGGCCACTACAATGGCCATAACGCTGGCAGAGGCCCCTACAATCAGAGCAGAATCGGCAGCATGCAGGCGGGTAAAGGCAGGCAATAAATTATAAGCCAACAAATAAAACAATGCACCGGCAAGACCTCCCATAATGTACAGACCAATAGTGCGCTTATTGCCCAGGTATTCTTCAAATATTTGCCCCATCCAGTAAAGCCAGAGCATATTGAATAAGATGTGCAAAACACCATCATGCATGAACATGTAGGTGATCGGTGTCCAGAAATGGGTGAGTAAGACCTGGAAAGAGGCCGGCATACGCAGGTATTCAGCCGAAAGCAATAGGATGTTGCTGTTGCCTAAACCCGTAAAAAGTAATTGCTCCAGAATAGCCGAAACATTGATGATCAAAAAAACGGCTACATTAATGCCAATAAGCAGGTTGAGCTTATTGCCCGACCGCAGCATTTTGTACTGAATATTTTGCCAAAGGGTACTCATAAAATATACTTCCGTTTATTGGATAACTACCGTTATTAATAAAAATTGTTTGGTCTTTGTACACGCCAGAACTTTAATATAATAAAACCAAAAAGAGCCCCACCTAAATGTGCAAAGTGTGCAACCGAATCGCCGGCAAACTGCCCAAAACCTCCTATTAGCTCAATAACTATATAACCTGCAATCAGGTACTTCGCTTTAATAGGCATGGGTATAAACAATACCATCATTTCCACATTAGGGAACAGATACCCAAAAGCCAGTAATACACCAAAAATTGCACCCGAGGCCCCTAAAATTGGTGTGCTATATATATCTTTAAGTTTTTCAAAACCGGCAAGGTTCACGTACGGCCCGAAGTTAAGATTAGGAATAGTGAACGTTCCTATTATGGCATGTACTTCTGCCGATTGAACAATCATTTGAAGAATTACAGCGCCTATGCCTGTAATGAAATAATATTGTAAAAAGCGCTTGGAACCCAGAGTATACTCAATAGTTGGTCCAAACATAAACAAAGCAAACATATTAAAGAATATGTGTTGAATGTTGGCATGCATAAACATATAGCTAACTATTTGCCATGGATGAAAAAAAGGTGAATTGAAATAAAAACAGGATAAATATAATTCTAAATTAATTCCAGACCTACCTAATATATAGGTGCCAATGAAAAATAAAACATTAATGATCAACAGGTTTTTTACAACCGGCGGTATATTGGCAAATGGTGATTGACTGTTCATAGTATAAATAAAAGCCGGTCGGGCTATTTTTCAAATCGTTCTAAAAGCTCGGCCATGGTAAAGGTACTGATTACGGGCTTACCGTTCAATGCCTGGTTTGGCGTTTCGCAGGCAAAAAGCTGATCAATGAGTTGATTCATTTCCTCTAAGGATAATTTGGTGCCGGTTTTAATGGCCGCGTTGCGCGCCAATGACCGGGCCAGGTTATCGCGCTTATCCAGTTTTAAAATGGCCATGTTATTTTTAAAGCCCTCCAATAGGTGCTCCAATAGCTCGTGTTCGCCCACATTACCCAGTTCGGCTGGTACACCCTCTACTACTACCGTGTTTTTGCCAAACTCGCGGATATCAAAACCCAGCGACCGTATATCAGGCAACAATTCTTTTAATAACTCAAAATCGCTGCCGTTTAGTGTGACCGACTGTGGAAACAAGCTTTGCTGACTTACACCCGAATGATTTTGCAGTTGCTGTAAAAAACGCTCATACAAAATACGTTCATGCGCAGCCTGCTGTCCGATAAGCATAAAGCCTGATTTAATTTGCGATAGGATAAATCGGTTATGGATCTGGAACAATTGCCGCTCGCTTGATTTGCTTACCTCCTGCTCATTCACCGCAATGCGCTCTTCCTGGTGTAACTCATGTTGCAGGTTATCCTCTTTTTTGCTGATCTCATACAGCGTATCCCAGTTTTTAGGAATGGGACTGCTTTTAAAACCACCATCCGCTCTCAAAAAAGGGTGCTCGCGTACCGGCTTTTGCTCCGAAGCAAAAGGATTAAAATCAGGATTGAAAGATATGGTTGGCGCTACAATCTCCTCAAAAGGCTTGGGCGTTATCAGGTGCTCAATGCTGTTCTCCTGGTCAAAATCAAGGCTTGGGGTAATGTTATATCTGCCCAACGAGCGTTTTACCGCCGAACGGATGATAGCATAAATAGCTTTCTCATCCTGGTATTTGATCTCGGTTTTGGTAGGATGCACATTGATATCTATCCGCGATGGGTCGATGTCAATAAATAGTACATAAAATGGGAAACTATCATCGGGCAGTAACTCTTCAAAAGCGGTAATTACCGCATGGTTCAAATAAGCATCCCGAATAAAGCGGTTGTTTACAAAAAAGAACTGCTCACCCCGGGTTTTACGGGCAAACTCGGGCTTGCCAACAAAACCACGCAGATTAATAATGGTGGTATCCTCTTCTACTGGCACCAGGCGCTGATTATAATTGTTGCCAAATAGATGGACAATACGTTGCTTTAAAGCAGCTCCCGGAAGGTGGTAAACCTCCTGCGCGTCATGGTGCAGGGTAAAAAATATCTGTGGGTTAGCCAGCGCTACCCGTTGAAACTCGTCGATAATATGACGCATCTCTACCGGGTTGCTTTTTAAAAAGTTACGGCGGGCTGGTGTATTATAAAAAAGATTTTTAACGGATATAGAAGTGCCGGTATTAGCCTGGCAGGCTTCCTGACTTACTACTTCGGAGCCCTCAATAAAAATGCAGGTACCCAGCTCGTCCTCATGGCGGCGGGTTTTCATTTCTACCTGAGCAATCGCCGCTATAGATGCCATAGCCTCACCCCGGAAACCCATAGTGCGTATAGCGAACAGGTCGTCGGCCTTGCGTATTTTTGAAGTCGCATGCCGTTCAAAACACATGCGCGCATCGGTAAGACTCATGCCACAGCCATCATCAATAACCTGTATCAATGATTTGCCTGCGTCTTTTATAATGAGCTGAATTTTTCCGGCTCCGGCATCAATTGCGTTCTCCACTAATTCCTTTACGGCAGATGCGGGGCGTTGTACCACTTCGCCAGCGGCAATCTGGTTGGCAACGGCATCCGGTAAAAGCTGTATGATATCTGACATCTAAAAAAAATCCCTCCAATTTCGAATTCGATGCTAAATTAAATATTTGAAGGCATAACTTTATGATTTGATAATTGTATATAGTCTGGAAAGAGTCAAGATACAAGAATCAAGAGTTAAGACAATGAATAATAATTATTTTGATATGAAACTCCTGTCTTATCTTGATTCTTGATTCTCGGTTCTTGATTCTATTTAAATCTGTTTTATGAAAAAATTATGGCCAGCACTGCTCTTTTTTGCGGTAGCCTGCAAGCAAAAAGAGTATAATGCCGACCTTTTGGTTAAAAACGCCGTGATTTATACGGTTGATAGCACTTTTACTACCGCCAATACCATTGTAGTAAAAGGCGGAAAGATATTGGCTGTAGGAGATGCCGATACGCTGGAACAAAAATACCTGGCCAACGAAGTGGTTGACGCAAAAGGAGCGCCTATATATCCCGGTTTTATTGATGCCCATGCTCATTTTTATGATTATGGATTAGGCTTACAGGAAGTTAACCTGGTAGGTACCCACAGCTGGAATGAAGTTGTCGATTCGGTACAGGCTTACTCGGTTCGAAATACCGACGGCTGGATAATTGGGCAGGGTTGGGATCAGAATCACTGGTCATTGAAACAATTCCCCAACAAGGCTAAGCTTGATTCTCTGTTTCCGGTAAGGCCGGTGATATTGAGCAGGGTTGACGGTCATGCGGCCATAGCTAACCAGGCGGCGCTGAACATTGCCGGAGTAAAACCGGGGCAAACTATTAACGGCGGCGAGATTGAAACAATTAATGGCAAACTTACCGGTATTTTGGTTGATAATGCCGTAGGAATAGTAACCCGGAAAATCCCTGAGCCAAGTGCCCAGGTAACGGAAGATGCCTTACTGGCTGCGCAAAAGAACTGTTTTGCCGTGGGTTTAACTACCGTTGATGATTGCGGTTTACCTTATACCATGGTGAGCACTATTGCCGAGCTGCAACATAAAGGATCATTAAAGATGCGTATGTACGTGATGCTGGCCGACAGGGAGGAGAATTATGAATACCTGTTTAAACACGGCGCTTATAAAACCCCGGGCCTCAATGTGAGAGCCTTTAAGGTTTATGCCGATGGTGCATTAGGATCCAGAGGGGCCTGTTTGCTGCAACCCTACAATGACCAAAAAAACTGGAAGGGCTTTTTGTTAAGCAGCCAGAAACATTTTGAAGAAGTGGCCAAAAAGATCTATGATAAAGGTTTTCAGATGGCAACCCATGCCATCGGCGACTCGGCCAATCGCGTAATGTTGAAAATATATGCCTCGGTATTGAAGGGAAAGAATGATCGTCGCTGGCGTATTGAACACGCCCAGGTGCTGTCGCCACAGGATATTAAGTTGTTTGGTGAAAATAGTATCATTCCTTCGGTGCAACCCACTCATGCTACATCAGATATGTATTGGGCCGGTAAAAGATTGGGAAATGATCGGTTAAAATCAGCCTACGTATATAAGCAACTGTTAAAACAAAATGGCTGGTTACCACTGGGTACAGATTTCCCGGTAGAGAATATAAACCCCATGTACACGTTTTATGCAGCAGTGGAGCGTAAAGACCTGAAGGGTTTTCCTGAAGGGGGCTTTCAAATTGAAAATGCGCTGACCCGGACCGAAGCTTTAAAGGGAATAACCATCTGGGCCGCAAAGGCCAATTTTGAAGAGAAAGAAAAAGGAAGCCTGGAGCCCGGAAAATATGCCGATTTTGTGATATTAGACAAGGATATCATGAAAGTAAAAGGCGCCGAATTGCCAAAAGTTAAAGTGACCAGTACCTATATAAACGGAGTTAAAGTATATGATAAAAAATAAATGGGGCTGTATCCCTTTAGTGTTGTTTGGGTTTACCTTTTTAAATACCGCCTGTGCACAAATACCACCAGCTATACCGGCTGGCCAGGCTTATGTTAATGAAGAGCGGTTGGTTGAGCACTCCACTGTTTTGTTTAACAACAGTAAATATTTGCTACCGCTGCAAAATCTCGATCAGTTAAAGATTGCCAGCGTTCATTTCTCCAGCCCATATGCTTCTGCGTTTGATAGTTTGCTCAATAAGTACAATAAAGTACAGGTATTTGATGGTCGCACTTATAGTGGAGCAAAGAATCTTACCAATCTGTCGGCCGATTTGAAGTGGTACAACACGATTATTTTACAGGTAACTGATGCCGATCTCAACAATCCCCAGATTATTGATTTTATCAATAGTACCCAAAAACTCAAGAATGTGATTGTCGCGGCGTTTGGTGGCGGCACTGTTTTAACTAAGTTAAATGCCGTTACTGCACCAATTTTATGGAGCGAGCGTTTAACGGCTGTTGCTGGCATGTACAGCGCACAAGTTATTTTTGGAGGCTTGCCTGTAACGCAAAAACTCACGCGTACCTACTCGCCGCAATTTGCAGCAGGTATGGGTTTTATTACCGATAAGATCAGGTTGCAATATACCGTTCCCGAGGATGCAGGCATTAATGCCAATAATTTAACCGGTATTGATGACATAGCCCGTGAAGCTATTGCCGAACATGCCACGCCAGGTTGTGTGGTGCTGGTGGCTAAGGATGGAAAAGTGATATTTAACAAAGCTTACGGCTATCATACTTATGATAAAACTATTCCTGATCAGATAACAGATATTTTTGACCTGGCATCCATGACCAAGATAACCGCTACCACCGTGGAGGCTATGAAACTTACCGATGAAGGCAAACTGAATCTGGAAGCTACCCTTGGCGAATACTTGCCCCAAACCCGGAGCAGTAATAAAAACGATATACAGATACGCGAACTGCTGATGCATCAGGCTGGTTTAATACCCGATATCAAAGGATTTGAAAAAGTAAAACCAACAGACCATAGCACGGATTCGTCCGCGGCCTACCCAACCCGGGTATCTGAGCATTATTTTTTGCGGAAGGATTATTATAAGGATGTGATGTTCCCGGATATACTCAATTCTCCGCTTAAAACCCGGGGGCAATATGTATACAGTGATGTAGGCCTGGTACTGATGATGGAAGTGGTGGAAAGTATTACTGCTACTCCCGAGAATGTGTATGTACAGCAAGCTTTTTACAAACCATTGGGTATGCAAACAGCGGGCTTTTTACCCCTGTACCGTTTTAACCAAAGCCAGATACCGCCTACCGAAAACGACCAGGAATATCGCCAGAGTTTACTGGATGGTTATGTGCATGACCCTACTGCAGCCCTTATGGGGGGCGTAGCCGGCCACGCCGGGCTTTTTGCCAGCGCCAATGATGTAGCCATATTATACCAGATGCTGCTGAACCGCGGCACCTACGGCGGCACCCAGTATTTTAAACCTGAAGTTGTTGACTTGTTTACGTCCAAACAATCGGCTGTGAGCCGCAGGGGGCTGGGTTTTGACCGCTGGGATCCTATCGCCGACAGGCATTATCCATCTAAACTGGCATCTCCTCAAACCTATGGGCATACCGGTTTTACAGGTACCTGTATCTGGGTCGATCCGAAATATAACCTGGTATACGTGTTCCTGAGTAACCGGGTATATCCTAATGTAAGCAATAAGTTAGGCAGTCTCAACATCAGACCGCGGATACAGGATGTGGTTTATGATGCGATCAATAAGGGGATGTGATTGGGGTTTCTAAATGAAAGTTAAGTTAATTCCTGTAAT is a window of Mucilaginibacter inviolabilis DNA encoding:
- a CDS encoding amidohydrolase, producing MKKLWPALLFFAVACKQKEYNADLLVKNAVIYTVDSTFTTANTIVVKGGKILAVGDADTLEQKYLANEVVDAKGAPIYPGFIDAHAHFYDYGLGLQEVNLVGTHSWNEVVDSVQAYSVRNTDGWIIGQGWDQNHWSLKQFPNKAKLDSLFPVRPVILSRVDGHAAIANQAALNIAGVKPGQTINGGEIETINGKLTGILVDNAVGIVTRKIPEPSAQVTEDALLAAQKNCFAVGLTTVDDCGLPYTMVSTIAELQHKGSLKMRMYVMLADREENYEYLFKHGAYKTPGLNVRAFKVYADGALGSRGACLLQPYNDQKNWKGFLLSSQKHFEEVAKKIYDKGFQMATHAIGDSANRVMLKIYASVLKGKNDRRWRIEHAQVLSPQDIKLFGENSIIPSVQPTHATSDMYWAGKRLGNDRLKSAYVYKQLLKQNGWLPLGTDFPVENINPMYTFYAAVERKDLKGFPEGGFQIENALTRTEALKGITIWAAKANFEEKEKGSLEPGKYADFVILDKDIMKVKGAELPKVKVTSTYINGVKVYDKK
- a CDS encoding rhomboid family protein produces the protein MSTLWQNIQYKMLRSGNKLNLLIGINVAVFLIINVSAILEQLLFTGLGNSNILLLSAEYLRMPASFQVLLTHFWTPITYMFMHDGVLHILFNMLWLYWMGQIFEEYLGNKRTIGLYIMGGLAGALFYLLAYNLLPAFTRLHAADSALIVGASASVMAIVVATATLLPNFTISLILFGPVKLKWLVLVILVIDFLGVVGPNAGGEIAHLGGALFGFLYIKQLQKGHDWIGSLGNIFKARPKLKVVAKNSNKNSAEYPRQDEIDRILDKISQSGYDSLTKQEKEILFRASNNES
- the mutL gene encoding DNA mismatch repair endonuclease MutL, giving the protein MSDIIQLLPDAVANQIAAGEVVQRPASAVKELVENAIDAGAGKIQLIIKDAGKSLIQVIDDGCGMSLTDARMCFERHATSKIRKADDLFAIRTMGFRGEAMASIAAIAQVEMKTRRHEDELGTCIFIEGSEVVSQEACQANTGTSISVKNLFYNTPARRNFLKSNPVEMRHIIDEFQRVALANPQIFFTLHHDAQEVYHLPGAALKQRIVHLFGNNYNQRLVPVEEDTTIINLRGFVGKPEFARKTRGEQFFFVNNRFIRDAYLNHAVITAFEELLPDDSFPFYVLFIDIDPSRIDINVHPTKTEIKYQDEKAIYAIIRSAVKRSLGRYNITPSLDFDQENSIEHLITPKPFEEIVAPTISFNPDFNPFASEQKPVREHPFLRADGGFKSSPIPKNWDTLYEISKKEDNLQHELHQEERIAVNEQEVSKSSERQLFQIHNRFILSQIKSGFMLIGQQAAHERILYERFLQQLQNHSGVSQQSLFPQSVTLNGSDFELLKELLPDIRSLGFDIREFGKNTVVVEGVPAELGNVGEHELLEHLLEGFKNNMAILKLDKRDNLARSLARNAAIKTGTKLSLEEMNQLIDQLFACETPNQALNGKPVISTFTMAELLERFEK
- a CDS encoding serine hydrolase, producing the protein MIKNKWGCIPLVLFGFTFLNTACAQIPPAIPAGQAYVNEERLVEHSTVLFNNSKYLLPLQNLDQLKIASVHFSSPYASAFDSLLNKYNKVQVFDGRTYSGAKNLTNLSADLKWYNTIILQVTDADLNNPQIIDFINSTQKLKNVIVAAFGGGTVLTKLNAVTAPILWSERLTAVAGMYSAQVIFGGLPVTQKLTRTYSPQFAAGMGFITDKIRLQYTVPEDAGINANNLTGIDDIAREAIAEHATPGCVVLVAKDGKVIFNKAYGYHTYDKTIPDQITDIFDLASMTKITATTVEAMKLTDEGKLNLEATLGEYLPQTRSSNKNDIQIRELLMHQAGLIPDIKGFEKVKPTDHSTDSSAAYPTRVSEHYFLRKDYYKDVMFPDILNSPLKTRGQYVYSDVGLVLMMEVVESITATPENVYVQQAFYKPLGMQTAGFLPLYRFNQSQIPPTENDQEYRQSLLDGYVHDPTAALMGGVAGHAGLFASANDVAILYQMLLNRGTYGGTQYFKPEVVDLFTSKQSAVSRRGLGFDRWDPIADRHYPSKLASPQTYGHTGFTGTCIWVDPKYNLVYVFLSNRVYPNVSNKLGSLNIRPRIQDVVYDAINKGM
- a CDS encoding endonuclease/exonuclease/phosphatase family protein, with protein sequence MKVKRKQSFIGKILLWINLLLCVALLISYLAPHVDPRKVWLFAFFGLAYPVLLIFNLIMLAYWLLRRRWQFLLSLVTILLGYNVLFNNIGFRLSGAETEKPAAENAIRVMTYNVHNFKRYGASNDISTKHQILTLISQQQPDIIGFQEFYTKNKGQYEMRDSLIRIIGASNFYFEPFNFNNTEAIGMAIFSRFPIVGKGLIRLTEAHSENQCLFVDVKKGEKIFRFYSVHLQSIRFDPEDYKYLDSVSKKGKTDMQSTKRLGGKLKIAFEKRSEQVFKVKEHAAKCPYPYLISGDFNDTPTSFAVNQMAKGLKNAFRQKGSGFGRTYNGDFPNYQIDYIMASPQFDIATYKIIEKKLSDHYPLRSDVVLN
- a CDS encoding rhomboid family intramembrane serine protease, whose amino-acid sequence is MNSQSPFANIPPVVKNLLIINVLFFIGTYILGRSGINLELYLSCFYFNSPFFHPWQIVSYMFMHANIQHIFFNMFALFMFGPTIEYTLGSKRFLQYYFITGIGAVILQMIVQSAEVHAIIGTFTIPNLNFGPYVNLAGFEKLKDIYSTPILGASGAIFGVLLAFGYLFPNVEMMVLFIPMPIKAKYLIAGYIVIELIGGFGQFAGDSVAHFAHLGGALFGFIILKFWRVQRPNNFY